In the genome of uncultured Cohaesibacter sp., one region contains:
- the moaA gene encoding GTP 3',8-cyclase MoaA translates to MAWADPFGRQIDYVRLSVTDKCNLRCFYCMPERHRSFITPSHYLTFDEIERVVAAFSDLGVSRIRLTGGEPLVRKGLPDLITRLTAIPGIRDLSMSTNAMLLGKLAETIYKAGVSRLNVSLDTLKQSRFSEISRGGKLEDVLSGLASARQAGFEPIKINMLVMKGINDDEAVDLASFCIANGFALRFIETMPMGASGQEAYGHYLDLSVIRDQLAERFDLVPSVMAGGGPARYFRVNGTETHIGFITPLSQHFCATCNRVRMSADGTLHLCLGNSHNMALRPHLRDGISDSGLRDLLIEALAMKPWQHNFEDQPNHMARSMATTGG, encoded by the coding sequence ATGGCCTGGGCGGATCCCTTTGGACGACAGATCGATTATGTGCGGCTCTCGGTGACAGACAAATGCAATCTGCGCTGTTTCTACTGCATGCCGGAGCGCCATCGCTCCTTCATCACGCCAAGTCATTATCTCACCTTTGATGAAATCGAACGCGTCGTCGCCGCCTTCTCCGATCTCGGTGTCTCCCGCATTCGCCTGACCGGTGGAGAGCCGCTGGTTCGAAAAGGCCTGCCCGACCTCATCACCCGCCTCACGGCCATTCCCGGCATCCGGGATCTCTCCATGAGCACCAATGCCATGCTGCTCGGCAAACTGGCCGAGACGATCTACAAGGCCGGTGTATCGCGGCTCAACGTCAGCCTCGACACCCTGAAGCAAAGCCGCTTCAGCGAGATCAGCCGCGGCGGCAAATTGGAAGACGTGCTCTCAGGACTCGCCAGCGCCCGACAGGCCGGCTTCGAGCCCATCAAGATCAACATGCTGGTGATGAAGGGCATCAATGACGACGAAGCCGTCGATCTCGCCAGCTTCTGCATTGCCAACGGCTTTGCGTTGCGCTTCATCGAAACCATGCCCATGGGCGCAAGCGGTCAGGAAGCCTATGGCCACTATCTCGACCTCTCGGTCATCCGTGACCAACTCGCCGAACGCTTCGACCTAGTCCCCAGCGTCATGGCCGGGGGCGGTCCAGCCCGCTATTTCCGCGTCAACGGCACCGAGACCCACATCGGCTTCATCACGCCCCTCTCCCAGCATTTCTGCGCCACCTGCAACCGGGTGCGCATGTCGGCAGACGGCACGCTCCATCTCTGCCTCGGCAACAGCCACAACATGGCCCTGCGCCCACACCTGCGCGATGGCATCTCTGACAGTGGCCTGCGTGACCTTCTCATCGAGGCGCTTGCCATGAAACCATGGCAGCACAATTTCGAGGACCAGCCCAACCATATGGCCCGCTCCATGGCGACAACCGGCGGCTAA
- a CDS encoding peptidase M15 yields the protein MKKPGSVQSLETLGRVRLSKSFFMRDMLYSEIANFHGIPNIPDDPDLAIHTATQLCKSLLEPLQERFGRISIRSAYRAPAVNQLGNEKNYSCASNEANYAGHIFDYRDADGLCGATASIVVNSFIDYFEETHHWQAMAWWIHDNLPPTDLYFFPKLAAFNISWHEKPGRTIKSYTKPLGTLTKPGMDNFEGSHAAEYEAFLATL from the coding sequence ATGAAGAAACCAGGGTCAGTGCAGTCTTTGGAGACACTTGGGCGGGTGCGCCTGTCAAAGTCCTTTTTCATGCGCGACATGCTCTATTCGGAAATCGCCAATTTCCATGGCATTCCGAACATTCCGGACGATCCCGACCTTGCCATTCACACCGCAACCCAGCTGTGCAAAAGCCTGCTCGAACCCTTGCAGGAGCGCTTCGGGCGCATCAGCATCCGCTCGGCCTACCGCGCCCCTGCGGTCAACCAGCTCGGCAACGAAAAGAACTACAGTTGCGCCAGCAACGAGGCCAACTATGCCGGACACATCTTTGATTATCGAGACGCTGATGGGCTTTGCGGCGCGACGGCGTCCATCGTAGTCAACAGTTTCATCGACTATTTCGAAGAGACCCACCATTGGCAGGCAATGGCATGGTGGATCCATGACAATCTGCCGCCAACCGATCTCTATTTCTTCCCCAAGCTCGCAGCCTTCAACATCTCATGGCACGAAAAACCGGGGCGGACGATCAAGAGCTACACCAAACCTTTGGGCACTCTGACCAAACCGGGCATGGACAATTTCGAGGGCTCCCACGCGGCTGAATATGAAGCCTTTCTGGCAACCCTCTGA